The sequence gagacgaggacacttttcttaacagaaggaggatggtaggaaaagaagtgaatgtacatgccactatgcatgggtttacggtagacagagaaagagaacccagacacagagctgtggacatgaacgtcaagaaaaggaaggagagcATTAGATTCCCActtaactttgaaatggatagaaagagccagattgttaaaagaggagaggaaaggctggaaaagactaaggtcatgaggccataaagcaaaaatgtcatcaacatagcgaagccagagagagggacgagtatcaatagaaggaagaagaacagtttcgaagtattccatgtagaaattagcaagaacagggagagaggggaacccatagcgacaccgaaagtttgagtgtaatatttaccgttgaaagagaaagagttagagtcaacacagagtctaatgagatcgaggaaaacgtcagtgggaagtgggagaggaagaaggccctcagacgccttctgtctaaggaaagagagaacgtcatcgagcggaacattagtaaacagagagtcgccatcaagactaagcatcttacaagagggttgcaggcgcagtctttctatgaagtcttgagagtgacgaaggtgggcaggggaaaaagtgccaaggtaaggcgtcAGGGTTTTAACgaaccaggaggcaagaggatagctgacagagccccgtgaagaaatgataagacgaagaggaacaccaggtttatgagtcttaggaagaccatagaaataaggaagagaagggcagatgacacggaaacgtttaatgagatcaaagtcaggaggacaaagactagagagctgtcttagtttgcggttaaaggaagttttgaggcgatccaaagggttagaagtcagaggagcataagtgcgagagtcagagagcaagacatctgcatttcggaggtagtcctcaaggtcaaggacaaccaccgaattgcctttgtctgaaggaaggataagaatagagttgttagatttcagagaggcaagggcaaggtggaagcgacgaggaaggtggtgatatttagaaaacaagctgtcaagaatggggataagggcccctctaaaggcagacaggtccgaaagagtactagagttagaattgacaaacctgtcaaaggaactaatgagatcaatgccacagcgtgggccaggggaagtagcaaaagacagaccaagaccaagaagttcttgctggtgcttagaaagagagtaggatgaaaggttggtaacacagtcacaGAGAGAGTATTtagcccaaggactgttggagatcaggcgttgaagtttgttgtgcaGTGTGGAGGAGTCCTTGGgctaaatactctctctctctgactatgTTACCAACCTTtaatcctactctctctctctctctctctctctctctctctctcgctctctctctctctctctctctctctctctctctctctctctctctctctctctctctctctctctctctctctctctctctctcactctcactctctctctctctctctctctctctctctctctctctctctctctctctctctctctctctctctctctctaggataTGAATCTATTACCTATAGGCTGGATTTGATAATCCTGAGGCCCTATAGGTAGGATCTGAATCTTTTTCTAAAGCCTTGTAGGCTGGATTTTATTCATTTGGAGAGCCTATAGGCTCCATTTCATACCTTTTAAGGCCCTATAAGCAGGATTTGATACCCTGTAAGTTAATATATGATGGATTTGATATAATGGAAATTTATATGGGGTTCTATTTGATTCAGTGTGAAGCTTTATGAGCTACACATGTTTCCCTTACCTGTGTATCCACTCGAGTTTACCCGAGCAATGTGTCACCCACCTTATCCAGCTTAACACCTGGATAAGGTGTTAGGCTCTATGTTAGAAAGGAAATTGGTCCTTATACGTTGATATTAACTCAAGGAAAAAAGCTGCGACATGGCGACAACAAATGAGCGACAAGCCGACATCAAGCTTTCGACAATGAGACGACAAGGCGATCACTAGAAGACGACACGGCAACGACAAGAAGACGACACGGCAACGACAAGAAGACGACACGGCAACGGCTAGAAGACGACACGGCAACGACAAGAAGACGACATGGCAACAAGAAGACAACAAGGCAACAAGAAGACGACAAGGCAACAAGAAGACGACAAGGCAACAAGAAGACGACAAGGCAACAAGAAGACGACAAGGCAACAAGAAGACGACAAGGCAACAAGAAGACGACAAGGCAACAAGAAGAAGACAAGGCAACAAGAAGACGACACGGCAACGACAAGAAGACTACACGGCAACGACTAGAAGACGACACGGCAACGACAAGAAGACGACATGGCAACAAGAAGACAACAAGGCAACAAGAAGACGACAAGGCAACAAGAAGACGACAAGGCAACAAGAAGACGACAAGGCAACAAGAAGACGACAAGGCAACAAGAAGACGACAAGGCAACAAGAAGACGACAAGGCAACAAGAAGACGACAAGGCAACAAGAAGACGACAAGGCAACAAGAAGAAGACAAAGACAACAAGAAGACGACACGGCAACGACAAGAAGACGACAAGGCAACAAGAAGACGACAAGGCAACAAGAAGACGACAAGGCAACAAGAAGACGACAAGGCAACAAGAAGACGACAAGGCAACAAGAAGACGACAAGACAACAAGACAACAAGAAGACGACAAGGCAACAAGAAGACGACAAGGCAACAAGAAGACGACAAGACAACAAGAAGACGACAAGGCAACAAGAAGACGACAAGGCAACAAGAAGACGACAAGGCAACAAGAAGACGACAAGACAACAAGAAGACGACTAGGCAACAAGAAGACGACAAGGCAACAAGAAGACGACAAGGCAACAAGAAGACGACAAGGCAACAAGAAGACGACAAGGCAACAAGAAGACGACAAGAAGACGACAAGACAACAAGAAGACGACAAGGCAACAAGAAGACAACAAGGCAACAAGAAGACGACAAGACAACAAGAAGACAACAAGAAGACGACAAGGCAACAAGAAGACAACAAGACAACAAGAAGACGACAAGGCAAAAAGAAGACGACAAGACAACAAGAAGACGACAAGGCAACAAGAAGACGACAAGGCAACAAGAAGACAACAAGAAGACGACAAGGCAACAAGAAGACAACAAGACAACAAGAAGACGACAAGGCAAAAAGAAGACGACAAGACAAAAAGAAGACGACAAGGCAACAAGAAGACAACAAGACAACAAGAAGACGACAAGGCAAAAAGAAGACGACAAGACAACAAGAAGACGACAAGGCAACAAGAAGACGACAAGGCAACAAGAAGACGACAAGGCAACAAAAAGACAACAAGAAGACGACAAGGCAATAAGAAGACGACAAGACAACAAGAAGACGACAAGGCAACAAGAAGACAACAAGACAACAAGAAGACAACAAGAAGACGACAAGGCAACAAGAAGACGACAAGGCAACAAGAAGACGACAAGGCAACAAGAAGACAACAAGACAACAAGAAGACAACAAGAAGACGACAAGGCAACAAGAAGACGACAAGGCAACAAGAAGACGACAAGACAACAAGAAGACAACAAGACAACAAGAAGACGACAAGACAACAAGAAGACGACAAGGCAACAAGAAAACGACAAGGCAACAAGAAGACGACAAGACAACAAGAAGACGACAAGGCAACAAGAAGACAACAAGAAGACGACAAGACAACAAGAAGACGACAAGGCAACAAGAAGACAACAAGGCAACAAGAAGACGACAAGACAACAAGAAGACGACAAGACAACAAGAAGACGACACGGCAACAAGAAGACGACAAGACAACAAGAAGACGACAAGACAACAAGAAGACGACAAGACAACAAGAAGACGACAAGACAACAAGAAGACAACAAGGCAACAAGAAGACAACAAGAAGACGACAAGACAACAAGAAGGCGACAAGGCAACAAGAAGACAACAAGGCAACAAGAAGACGACAAGACAACAAGAAGACGACAAGACAACAAAAATACGACAAGACAACAAGAAGACAACAAGGCAACAAGAAGACAACAAGAAGACGACAAGACAACAAAAAGACGACAAGGCAACAAGAAGACAACAAGGCAACTAGAAGACGACAAGACAACAAGAAGACGACAAGACAAAAAGAAGACGACAAGACAACAAGAAGACAACAAGGCAACAAGAAGACAACAAGAAGACGACAAGACAACAAGAAGACGACAAGGCAACAAGAAGACGACAAGGCAACAAGAAGACGACAAGACAACAAGAAGACGACAAGGCAACAAGAAGACGACAAGGCAACAAGAAGACGACAAGGCAACAAGAAGACAACAAGGCAACAAGAAGACGACAAGACAACAAGAAGACGACAAGACAACAAGAAGACGACAAGACAACAAGAAGACAACAAGGCAACAAGAAGACAACAAGAAGACGACAAGACAACAAGAAGACGACAAGGCAACAAGAAGACAACAAGGCAACAAGAAGACGACAAGACAACAAGAAGATGACAAGAAAACAAGAAGACGACAAGACAACAAGAAGAAAACAAGGCAACAAGAAGACAACAAGAAGACGACAAGACAACAAGAAGACGACAAGGCAACAAGAAGACAACAAGGCAACAAGAAGACGACAAGACAACAAGAAGACGACAAGGCAACAAGAAGACGACAAGGCAACAAGAAGACGACAAGGCAACAAGAAGACGACAAGGCAACAAGAAGACGACAAGACAACAAGAAGACGACAAGGCAACAAGAAGACGACAAGGCAACAAGAAGACGACAAGGCAACAAGAAGACGACAAGGCAACAAGAAGACGACAAGGCAACAAGAAGACGACAAGGCAACAAGAAGACGACAAGGCAACAAGAAGACGACAAGGCAACAAGAAGACGACAAGGCAACAAGAAGACGACAAGACAACAAGAAGACGACAAGGCAACAAGAAGACAACAAGACAACAAGAAGACGACAAGGCAAAAAGAAGACGACAAGACAACAAGAAGACGACAAGGCAACAAGAAGACGACAAGGCAACAAGAAGACGACAAGGCAACAAGAAGACAACAAGAAGACGACAAGGCAACAAGAAGACGACAAGACAACAAGAAGACGACAAGGCAACAAGAAGACGACAAGGCAACAAGAAGACAACAAGAAGACGACAAGGCAACAAGAAGACAACAAGACAACAAGAAGACAACAAGAAGACGACAAGGCAACAAGAAGACGACAAGACAACAAGAAGACAACAAGAAGACGACAAGGCAACAAGAAGACGACAAGACAATAAGAAGACGACAAGGCAACAAGAAGACAACAAGAAGACGACAAGACAACAAGAAGACGACAAGGCAACAAGAAGACAACAAGGCAACAAGAAGACGACAAGACAACAAGAAGACGACAAGACAACAAGAAGACGACACGGCAACAAGAAGACGACAAGACAACAAGAAGACGACAAGACAACAAGAAGACGACAAGACAACAAGAAGACGACAAGACAACAAGAAGACAACAAGGCAACAAGAAGACAACAAGAAGACGACAAGACAACAAGAAGACGACAAGGCAACAAGAAGACAACAAGGCAACAAGAAGACGACAAGACAACAAGAAGACGACAAGACA is a genomic window of Procambarus clarkii isolate CNS0578487 chromosome 8, FALCON_Pclarkii_2.0, whole genome shotgun sequence containing:
- the LOC138359824 gene encoding trichohyalin-like; this translates as MFMSSLCPDVEVSLEGSCCRAMLLRCFLPRGTEAYIHEGFEKDDTATTRRRHGNDKKTTRQRLEDDTATTRRRHGNKKTTRQQEDDKATRRRQGNKKTTRQQEDDKATRRRQGNKKTTRQQEEDKATRRRHGNDKKTTRQRLEDDTATTRRRHGNKKTTRQQEDDKATRRRQGNKKTTRQQEDDKATRRRQGNKKTTRQQEDDKATRRRQGNKKKTKTTRRRHGNDKKTTRQQEDDKATRRRQGNKKTTRQQEDDKATRRRQDNKTTRRRQGNKKTTRQQEDDKTTRRRQGNKKTTRQQEDDKATRRRQDNKKTTRQQEDDKATRRRQGNKKTTRQQEDDKATRRRQEDDKTTRRRQGNKKTTRQQEDDKTTRRQQEDDKATRRQQDNKKTTRQKEDDKTTRRRQGNKKTTRQQEDNKKTTRQQEDNKTTRRRQGKKKTTRQKEDDKATRRQQDNKKTTRQKEDDKTTRRRQGNKKTTRQQEDDKATKRQQEDDKAIRRRQDNKKTTRQQEDNKTTRRQQEDDKATRRRQGNKKTTRQQEDNKTTRRQQEDDKATRRRQGNKKTTRQQEDNKTTRRRQDNKKTTRQQENDKATRRRQDNKKTTRQQEDNKKTTRQQEDDKATRRQQGNKKTTRQQEDDKTTRRRHGNKKTTRQQEDDKTTRRRQDNKKTTRQQEDNKATRRQQEDDKTTRRRQGNKKTTRQQEDDKTTRRRQDNKNTTRQQEDNKATRRQQEDDKTTKRRQGNKKTTRQLEDDKTTRRRQDKKKTTRQQEDNKATRRQQEDDKTTRRRQGNKKTTRQQEDDKTTRRRQGNKKTTRQQEDDKATRRQQGNKKTTRQQEDDKTTRRRQDNKKTTRQQEDNKKTTRQQEDDKATRRQQGNKKTTRQQEDDKKTRRRQDNKKKTRQQEDNKKTTRQQEDDKATRRQQGNKKTTRQQEDDKATRRRQGNKKTTRQQEDDKATRRRQDNKKTTRQQEDDKATRRRQGNKKTTRQQEDDKATRRRQGNKKTTRQQEDDKATRRRQGNKKTTRQQEDDKATRRQQDNKKTTRQKEDDKTTRRRQGNKKTTRQQEDDKATRRQQEDDKATRRRQDNKKTTRQQEDDKATRRQQEDDKATRRQQDNKKTTRRRQGNKKTTRQQEDNKKTTRQQEDDKTIRRRQGNKKTTRRRQDNKKTTRQQEDNKATRRRQDNKKTTRQQEDDTATRRRQDNKKTTRQQEDDKTTRRRQDNKKTTRQQEDNKKTTRQQEDDKATRRQQGNKKTTRQQEDDKTTRRRQDNKKATRQQEDDKATRRQQEDNKTTRRRQDNKKTTRQQEDNKATRRRQDNKKTTRQQEDDKATRRQQDDKATRRRQDNKKTTRQQEDDKTTRRRQDNKKTTRQQQGNKKTTRQQEDDKTIRRQQDNKKTTRQQEDDKATRRRQGNKKTTRQQEDDKTTRRRQGNKKTTRRRQDNKKTTRQQEDDKTTRRRQGNKKTTRRRQGNKKTTRQQEDDKTTRRRQDNKKTTRQQEDDKITRRRQDNKKTTRQQEDNKKTTRQQEDDKATRRRQGNKKTTRQQEDDKATRRRHEDDKATRRRQGNKKTTRQQEDDKATRRRQGNKKTTRQQEDDKATRRRQGNKKTTRRRQGNKKTTRQQEDDKATRRRHGNKKTTRQQEDDKATRRRQGNKKTTRQQEDDKATRRRQEDDKATRRRQGNKKTTRQQEDDKATRRQHGNKKTTRQQEDDKATRRQQGNKKTTRQQEDNKATRRRQKRQGDDQVTTRTRRRDKGDDKATAKHQQSINKPTTNQQTNRRQEYIALPAEFGRRVSGPRVWTSHSDDIIPLDRKKRGINVSLAVSFLRASGEPSLDS